A window of the Methanocella sp. genome harbors these coding sequences:
- the kdpA gene encoding potassium-transporting ATPase subunit KdpA, with amino-acid sequence MVDLFVDILLVIVFLAALTLLVKPVGLYIARVFQGDIRLLKPLENSIYRAAGIKDGEEMGWKQYALAVILFNLLGFIILFLILVFQDRLPLNPQHLPGFAPDLALNSAISFMTNTNWQNYSGESAASYFTQMAGLTVQNFVSAATGICVAIAFIRGIVRREVKVIGNFWVDMVRCTLYILLPVSLVLAIALMSQGVIMNFNPDVNTTLVTPYVAPDGTAITGQTLPMGPVASQESIKEFGTNGGGFMNTNSAHPFENPSTLTDILEIFFLLLISLALTYTFGYMVRDTRQGWALYVTIISIFLISLGAMYAAELNGNPIVNGLGVSGPYMEGKEVRFGIIQSALFATSTTGTSCGAVNTMHDSLTPLGGGVALFLISLGEVVPGGVGSGLYTLLAYVIIAVFVAGLMIGRTPEYLGKKIEQTEMGGAAMIVLVSGLMALLLSTFAYLLPYGVSQIANSGPHGLTEIFYAFLSQANNNGSAFAGLSGNTMFYNILGALAMLVGRFAPAVAALMIAGSMASKKHFRTIAETLPTHRLPFILWLFFIIIVIGALTFFPVYALGPFIEHLLMTQGVTF; translated from the coding sequence ATGGTCGATCTTTTCGTTGATATTTTACTCGTTATAGTATTTCTAGCGGCTTTAACGTTATTGGTAAAGCCGGTTGGGCTATATATAGCCAGGGTCTTCCAGGGAGATATCCGACTACTTAAGCCGCTGGAAAATAGTATCTACCGGGCGGCGGGCATAAAAGACGGCGAGGAGATGGGCTGGAAACAGTACGCCCTGGCAGTTATACTATTCAATCTCCTGGGCTTTATAATCCTGTTCTTGATCCTGGTCTTCCAGGACCGGCTTCCGCTGAATCCCCAGCACCTTCCGGGCTTCGCCCCGGACCTGGCGCTCAATTCGGCGATCAGCTTCATGACGAATACGAACTGGCAGAACTATTCGGGCGAATCCGCGGCCAGCTACTTCACGCAGATGGCGGGCCTGACGGTCCAGAACTTCGTGTCGGCCGCCACCGGCATCTGCGTCGCCATCGCCTTTATCCGGGGAATCGTTCGCCGGGAAGTCAAGGTAATTGGCAACTTCTGGGTGGACATGGTCCGGTGTACGCTCTATATATTGCTGCCCGTATCCCTCGTCCTGGCAATTGCCCTGATGTCGCAGGGCGTCATCATGAACTTTAACCCGGACGTGAATACGACGCTGGTCACTCCCTATGTGGCGCCCGATGGGACTGCCATCACTGGCCAGACGCTGCCCATGGGCCCGGTTGCTTCGCAGGAATCTATTAAGGAATTCGGGACAAACGGCGGGGGGTTCATGAACACCAACTCCGCGCACCCGTTTGAAAATCCCTCGACGTTGACTGATATATTAGAGATATTCTTCCTCCTTCTCATTTCCCTGGCATTAACCTACACGTTCGGCTATATGGTGCGGGATACCCGCCAGGGGTGGGCCCTATACGTGACGATAATCTCCATATTCCTTATCAGTCTCGGCGCCATGTACGCGGCTGAGCTAAATGGTAATCCCATCGTGAACGGCCTGGGCGTCAGCGGCCCGTACATGGAAGGCAAGGAGGTACGGTTCGGGATCATCCAGTCAGCCCTATTCGCCACGTCGACGACCGGCACTTCGTGCGGCGCCGTCAACACGATGCACGACTCTCTCACGCCACTCGGGGGCGGAGTGGCGCTATTCCTGATCTCGCTCGGTGAGGTCGTTCCCGGCGGCGTAGGCTCAGGACTGTATACGCTACTGGCCTACGTCATCATAGCCGTCTTCGTGGCAGGCCTCATGATCGGCCGAACACCCGAGTACCTGGGCAAAAAGATCGAGCAGACGGAAATGGGCGGGGCCGCGATGATCGTGCTCGTATCCGGCCTGATGGCCCTATTATTGTCCACCTTCGCCTACCTGTTGCCGTACGGAGTATCGCAGATAGCCAACAGCGGCCCGCACGGATTGACGGAGATATTCTACGCGTTCCTCTCGCAGGCGAACAATAACGGCAGCGCCTTTGCAGGGTTGAGCGGCAATACAATGTTCTATAATATTCTGGGCGCCCTGGCGATGCTCGTCGGCAGGTTCGCCCCTGCAGTGGCGGCGCTCATGATCGCCGGCTCCATGGCCAGTAAAAAGCATTTCCGGACCATCGCAGAGACATTGCCCACGCATCGTCTGCCGTTCATACTCTGGCTGTTCTTCATCATCATCGTCATCGGGGCTCTGACATTCTTCCCCGTTTATGCGTTGGGGCCATTCATCGAACACCTGCTCATGACGCAGGGGGTGACGTTCTAA
- a CDS encoding pyridoxal phosphate-dependent aminotransferase codes for MTVKFDKRVTGIDISGIRKAFEGAGPGAINLGLGQPDFDTPEHIKAEAVKAIEEGFTGYTSNMGIPELREALARKFKSENGLDYTPAQIMVTSGASEALHIALEALCGKGDEVLVPDPGFVSYSALTTIADAKPVPVPLGENLRYDPETLKEFINDRTKAIVLNSPSNPTGAVQAPDEIKAIVEIALDKGVTVISDEVYEHFIYEGVHDSPARYGDNVITVNAASKTYAMTGWRLGYLAAGLDYIDQMLKVHQNVQACACSISQRAALAAITGPQNCVTLMRDEFKRRRDYLVGELHAMGVECITPRGAFYAFPYVGDEQAKVAELLKKGVITTPGTAFGANGKGFIRLCYATSMPNLQKAVGIMKTVL; via the coding sequence ATGACCGTTAAATTCGATAAGAGGGTCACCGGGATCGACATCTCGGGGATCCGCAAGGCGTTCGAGGGCGCCGGGCCAGGCGCCATCAACCTCGGCCTGGGGCAGCCGGACTTCGACACGCCGGAGCACATTAAGGCCGAAGCCGTCAAGGCCATCGAAGAAGGCTTCACCGGGTATACCAGCAACATGGGCATTCCCGAGCTGCGGGAAGCCCTGGCGAGAAAATTCAAGAGCGAGAACGGTCTGGACTATACGCCCGCCCAGATCATGGTCACGTCCGGTGCCAGCGAGGCGCTCCACATCGCGCTTGAAGCTTTATGCGGCAAGGGCGACGAGGTGCTCGTCCCCGACCCGGGCTTCGTCTCCTATTCGGCGCTCACCACCATCGCCGACGCGAAGCCTGTCCCGGTGCCGCTGGGCGAGAACCTGCGCTACGACCCGGAAACCCTTAAAGAGTTCATCAATGACAGGACCAAAGCCATCGTGCTGAACTCTCCGTCGAATCCGACGGGCGCGGTCCAGGCGCCCGACGAGATCAAGGCCATCGTGGAGATCGCCCTCGATAAGGGCGTGACGGTCATATCTGATGAGGTCTACGAGCACTTTATCTACGAAGGCGTGCACGACAGCCCGGCCCGGTACGGGGATAACGTCATAACGGTCAACGCGGCCTCGAAGACTTACGCCATGACGGGCTGGAGGCTGGGCTACCTGGCCGCGGGTCTCGATTATATCGACCAGATGCTCAAGGTACACCAGAACGTGCAGGCGTGCGCGTGCTCCATTTCCCAGCGGGCGGCGCTGGCCGCCATCACCGGCCCCCAGAACTGCGTCACCCTCATGCGGGACGAGTTCAAGCGCCGGAGAGACTATCTCGTCGGCGAGCTGCACGCCATGGGCGTCGAGTGCATCACGCCCCGGGGCGCCTTCTATGCGTTCCCATACGTTGGCGACGAGCAGGCGAAGGTCGCGGAATTACTGAAAAAGGGCGTCATCACCACGCCGGGCACCGCCTTCGGCGCGAACGGCAAGGGCTTCATCCGGCTGTGCTATGCGACGTCGATGCCGAATCTGCAAAAAGCTGTCGGCATCATGAAGACGGTGCTATGA
- a CDS encoding flavodoxin domain-containing protein: protein MTGRILIVYDTKGGSTSEIIQWIKDGAASRGASVDVKAPDAVTSLNYDLIVVGTPIYDDLPMCSIKHFLESEGLRNRKVAIFVVCFAGIFGMRNFMVRKYLDYLREACDGVVVRITSFDSAMGPWRKINRAICIDFGKELASQAYSQPAAMETA from the coding sequence ATGACGGGACGTATCTTAATAGTTTATGATACGAAAGGCGGTAGTACGTCGGAGATCATCCAGTGGATAAAGGATGGGGCCGCCTCCAGGGGCGCTTCCGTCGACGTGAAGGCCCCGGACGCCGTGACCTCTCTCAATTATGACCTTATCGTAGTCGGAACACCCATCTATGACGACCTCCCGATGTGCAGCATCAAGCATTTTTTGGAAAGTGAAGGCCTGCGCAACCGGAAGGTGGCGATCTTCGTGGTCTGCTTCGCCGGGATCTTCGGCATGAGGAACTTCATGGTGCGCAAATACCTGGACTATCTGCGGGAGGCCTGCGACGGCGTTGTGGTGAGGATAACGTCGTTCGATAGCGCGATGGGGCCGTGGCGTAAGATCAACCGGGCCATCTGCATAGATTTCGGCAAAGAGCTCGCCTCGCAAGCCTATAGCCAGCCGGCCGCCATGGAGACCGCATAA